In a genomic window of Pelotomaculum thermopropionicum SI:
- the RpmI gene encoding ribosomal protein L35: MPKIKTHRGAAKRFKQTAGGKWKGSHAFHSHILGKKTAKRKRNLRKVTVISMADARRLKRLLP, encoded by the coding sequence TTGCCTAAGATAAAAACCCACCGCGGGGCTGCCAAGCGCTTTAAGCAGACGGCCGGCGGGAAATGGAAAGGTTCTCACGCTTTTCACAGCCACATTCTGGGCAAAAAAACCGCCAAGAGGAAGCGCAATCTCCGTAAGGTCACCGTTATCAGCATGGCCGATGCTCGTCGCCTGAAGAGGCTGCTGCCCTAA
- the ThrS gene encoding threonyl-tRNA synthetase — protein MSMAEKISVTFPDGSSREYPAGTPLMEVAQSISSRLAREALAARVDGRLMDLNRPLEKDASVQFLTFEHEEGRQVYRHSTAHVMAQAVQRLFPGTRLAIGPAIADGFYYDFDPQEPFTPEDLAKIEKEMENIIKADLPFERAELSRAEALAMFREAGQDYKVELIEDLPPEVPISVYRQGEFVDLCTGPHVPSTGRLKAVKLMSVAGAYWRGSEKNKMLQRIYGTSFPKKAMLDEYLFRLEEAKRRDHRKLGAELDLFSIHDEGPGFPFFHPKGMILRNELEKFWREEHQKRGYQEIRTPVILSRNLWERSGHWEHYRENMYFTRIDDGDYAVKPMNCPGSILIYKNRLHSYRELPIRLAELGLVHRHELSGVLHGLMRVRCFTQDDAHIFMLPSQVKEEIIGVIELVDDFYRVFGFPYHVELSTRPEKAMGSDETWEMATGALRDALEARGLDYRVNEGDGAFYGPKIDFHLQDSLGRTWQCGTIQLDFLMPEKFDLTYIGEDGQKHRPVMIHRVVFGSIERFIGILTEHFAGAFPAWLAPVQVRVLPIADRHAGYARKVLDCLTGAGIRAELDARNEKIGYKIREAQAQKIPYMLVTGDKEAENGTVAVRHRTTGDMGAIPLGGFVDKLLDEIKSKAY, from the coding sequence ATGTCAATGGCTGAGAAAATTTCCGTGACCTTTCCGGACGGTTCGTCCAGGGAATACCCGGCAGGGACTCCCCTCATGGAGGTGGCCCAGAGCATCAGCTCACGCCTGGCCAGGGAAGCGCTTGCAGCCAGGGTGGACGGACGTTTGATGGATTTGAACCGTCCTCTGGAAAAGGATGCTTCCGTGCAATTCCTGACCTTTGAACATGAAGAAGGCCGGCAGGTTTACCGGCACAGCACGGCTCACGTAATGGCGCAGGCGGTGCAGAGGCTGTTTCCGGGCACCCGCCTGGCCATCGGGCCGGCCATAGCTGACGGCTTTTACTACGACTTTGACCCGCAAGAGCCTTTTACCCCTGAGGATCTGGCCAAAATTGAAAAGGAAATGGAGAACATCATCAAGGCCGACCTGCCCTTCGAGCGCGCCGAACTTTCCAGGGCGGAGGCGCTGGCCATGTTCAGGGAGGCCGGCCAGGACTATAAGGTGGAGCTGATTGAGGACCTGCCGCCGGAAGTGCCCATCTCCGTTTACCGCCAGGGCGAATTTGTGGACCTCTGCACGGGCCCGCACGTGCCTTCCACCGGCCGGCTGAAGGCGGTTAAGCTGATGAGTGTGGCCGGGGCCTACTGGCGGGGCAGCGAGAAGAACAAAATGCTTCAACGCATTTACGGTACCTCCTTTCCCAAAAAGGCCATGCTGGACGAGTACCTTTTCCGGCTGGAAGAGGCTAAACGCAGGGACCACCGCAAGCTGGGAGCCGAGCTGGACCTCTTCAGCATCCACGACGAGGGGCCGGGCTTTCCGTTCTTCCATCCAAAGGGCATGATCCTGCGCAACGAGCTGGAAAAATTCTGGCGGGAGGAACATCAAAAGCGGGGCTACCAGGAAATCCGTACCCCGGTTATCTTAAGCCGCAACCTGTGGGAGCGGTCCGGCCACTGGGAGCACTACCGGGAGAACATGTATTTTACCAGAATTGACGACGGCGATTATGCGGTAAAGCCGATGAACTGCCCCGGCAGCATACTCATTTACAAAAACAGGCTGCACAGCTACCGGGAGCTGCCCATCCGCTTGGCCGAATTGGGCCTGGTGCACCGGCACGAGCTTTCGGGAGTGCTGCACGGGCTGATGCGGGTGCGCTGCTTCACCCAGGACGACGCTCACATCTTCATGCTGCCTTCGCAGGTTAAAGAGGAAATTATTGGTGTGATCGAGCTGGTTGACGACTTTTACAGGGTGTTTGGCTTTCCTTATCATGTGGAGCTTTCCACCAGGCCGGAAAAGGCTATGGGTTCAGACGAGACCTGGGAAATGGCCACCGGTGCCTTGCGGGACGCTCTGGAGGCCAGGGGACTGGATTACAGGGTGAACGAGGGGGACGGGGCATTTTACGGGCCCAAGATTGACTTCCACCTGCAGGACTCCCTGGGCCGCACCTGGCAGTGCGGCACCATCCAGCTTGACTTCCTGATGCCGGAGAAGTTTGACCTTACTTACATTGGTGAAGACGGCCAGAAACACCGGCCGGTAATGATTCACCGGGTGGTTTTCGGCAGCATAGAAAGATTTATCGGCATCCTTACCGAACACTTTGCCGGCGCCTTTCCGGCCTGGTTGGCCCCGGTGCAGGTACGGGTGCTTCCCATTGCCGACCGTCATGCCGGATACGCCCGCAAGGTGCTGGACTGCCTGACCGGTGCGGGAATACGGGCGGAACTGGATGCCCGCAACGAGAAGATCGGCTACAAAATCCGCGAGGCCCAGGCCCAGAAAATTCCTTATATGCTGGTTACCGGGGATAAGGAAGCTGAAAACGGCACCGTGGCAGTGCGCCACCGCACCACGGGAGATATGGGTGCCATTCCGCTGGGCGGGTTCGTTGATAAATTACTGGATGAAATAAAGAGCAAGGCTTATTAA
- the PheS gene encoding phenylalanyl-tRNA synthetase alpha subunit — MLERLQEICEEARAALNGACSLEELNEIRIRYLGKKGELTRVLRSMGSLSAEERPRIGQAANEIRDFIEKELAARTAALKEMVKEQKLRGDKIDVTLPGMPLPGGGKHPLTLVLEEIQRIFLGLGYSIVEGPEVETDYYNFEALNLPKDHPARDMQDTFFIGGEILLRTHTSPVQVRTMEKTAPGLPVKIIVPGKVYRRDDDATHSPMFHQVEGLAVDRRITFSDLKGTLDLFAREMFGPQTRTRFRPSYFPFTEPSAEVDISCVMCGGRGCRVCSQTGWLEILGSGMVHPRVLEVSGYNSEEVTGFAFGMGVERIAMLKYGIDDMRLLFENDLRFLQQFRS; from the coding sequence ATGCTCGAAAGGTTACAGGAGATTTGTGAAGAGGCGCGCGCGGCCCTGAACGGGGCCTGCAGTCTCGAGGAGTTGAACGAAATAAGGATCAGGTACCTGGGCAAGAAGGGCGAGCTTACCCGGGTGCTGCGGAGCATGGGGAGTTTGAGCGCGGAGGAGAGGCCCCGCATCGGTCAGGCAGCAAATGAGATCAGGGACTTTATTGAAAAAGAGCTGGCAGCCAGAACGGCCGCATTGAAAGAAATGGTCAAAGAGCAGAAGCTGCGCGGCGATAAAATCGACGTTACCCTTCCCGGCATGCCCCTGCCGGGGGGCGGCAAGCACCCGCTGACCCTGGTCCTGGAGGAGATACAAAGGATATTCCTGGGACTTGGGTACAGCATTGTAGAGGGGCCGGAGGTGGAAACCGACTATTACAATTTCGAGGCCCTCAACCTGCCCAAGGACCACCCTGCCCGGGACATGCAGGACACGTTTTTTATAGGCGGCGAGATCCTGTTAAGGACTCATACCTCGCCGGTTCAGGTGCGTACCATGGAAAAGACCGCTCCCGGGCTTCCGGTTAAAATTATTGTGCCGGGCAAAGTTTACCGCCGCGACGATGATGCCACCCACTCGCCCATGTTCCACCAGGTGGAGGGGCTGGCCGTAGACAGGCGGATTACTTTCAGCGACCTGAAGGGCACCCTTGACCTTTTTGCCAGGGAGATGTTCGGGCCCCAAACCAGAACCCGTTTCAGACCCAGTTACTTTCCGTTTACCGAGCCGAGCGCGGAGGTGGATATATCCTGTGTGATGTGCGGCGGCAGGGGTTGCCGGGTTTGTTCCCAAACCGGGTGGCTGGAAATACTCGGTTCCGGCATGGTGCACCCCAGGGTGCTGGAAGTGTCCGGCTACAACTCCGAGGAGGTTACCGGCTTTGCCTTTGGCATGGGAGTGGAGCGGATTGCCATGTTAAAATACGGCATTGATGATATGCGCCTGCTGTTTGAAAACGATCTAAGGTTCCTGCAGCAGTTCCGTTCTTGA
- the TrkA gene encoding K+ transport systems, NAD-binding component: MKQFAVIGLGRFGRSVAVTLSKMGYDVLAIDSNEEKVNDIIEHVTHAVQVDAMDEQALKALGIRNFDVVIVAIGQDVQSNILITVMLKEMGVKKVVSKAVTELHGKVLEKVGADKVVFPERDMGVRVAHALVSKNILDQINLSPDYSIIELIAPEEFTGKTLGEGALRGKHGVTVLAIRRGSEIIISPGAKHMIEKGDVLVVVGRNDKLKNLEER; the protein is encoded by the coding sequence GTGAAGCAATTTGCAGTAATCGGTCTGGGACGTTTTGGAAGGAGCGTTGCCGTTACCCTTTCGAAGATGGGCTATGATGTCCTGGCCATTGATAGTAATGAAGAAAAGGTAAACGACATAATAGAGCATGTAACTCATGCCGTCCAGGTGGATGCCATGGACGAGCAGGCTCTTAAGGCCCTGGGTATACGCAATTTCGATGTGGTAATTGTGGCCATCGGGCAGGATGTCCAGTCGAACATTCTGATAACGGTCATGCTCAAAGAAATGGGCGTAAAAAAGGTGGTATCGAAGGCAGTTACCGAACTGCACGGGAAGGTGCTGGAAAAGGTAGGCGCCGACAAGGTGGTGTTTCCGGAACGGGACATGGGGGTGAGGGTAGCGCACGCCCTTGTTTCTAAAAACATTCTCGACCAGATTAACCTGTCTCCCGATTACAGCATAATCGAGCTGATAGCGCCGGAAGAGTTTACCGGAAAAACCCTTGGCGAGGGCGCTCTCAGAGGGAAGCACGGCGTAACGGTGCTGGCCATCAGGCGGGGCAGTGAGATAATTATCTCTCCCGGCGCCAAGCATATGATTGAAAAAGGAGACGTCCTGGTAGTGGTCGGCCGCAACGACAAGCTGAAAAACCTGGAGGAAAGGTAG
- the SpoU gene encoding rRNA methylases, whose amino-acid sequence MLSRQNSRIKYLRRLGSRRFREKEGKFLIEGVRFVEEALNSAWPVEMLVYCRRITETRRGEALLEKASFQGVPLVEVDESLFGELAGTTTPQGALAVVKKGKVSLEDLQAGGEPALLVIVDGVQDPGNLGTIVRSAGAAGAGGVILLKGTADIFNAKALRATMGAIFYVPVVQDVTSVEAMTYLKQLGIKAVAGDPRGDKLIYDCDLTVPCALVLGSEAAGAGEPVLRMVAERVRIPMPGRAESLNVAVSSAVLLFEAVRQRCFKERGQA is encoded by the coding sequence GTGTTGAGCAGGCAAAACTCCCGCATTAAGTACCTGCGCCGTTTAGGAAGCCGCCGTTTCAGGGAAAAAGAAGGGAAATTCCTGATAGAAGGAGTCCGCTTTGTGGAGGAGGCTTTGAATTCCGCCTGGCCGGTTGAGATGCTGGTCTACTGCCGCAGGATTACGGAAACCCGGCGAGGGGAGGCCCTTCTTGAAAAAGCCTCATTTCAGGGCGTGCCGCTTGTGGAGGTGGACGAAAGCCTCTTTGGCGAACTGGCCGGTACCACTACGCCCCAGGGGGCCCTGGCGGTGGTTAAAAAGGGCAAAGTTTCACTGGAGGATTTGCAGGCAGGCGGGGAGCCTGCCCTGCTGGTAATAGTTGACGGCGTGCAGGATCCCGGAAACCTGGGCACCATAGTCCGTTCCGCCGGTGCGGCGGGAGCAGGCGGGGTAATCCTTTTAAAAGGCACTGCCGACATTTTTAATGCAAAAGCCTTAAGGGCCACCATGGGGGCGATTTTTTACGTGCCGGTGGTTCAGGATGTAACCTCCGTTGAGGCCATGACCTACCTGAAGCAATTGGGGATAAAAGCTGTGGCCGGCGACCCGCGCGGCGATAAGCTCATTTATGACTGCGACCTGACGGTTCCTTGCGCGCTGGTCCTGGGAAGCGAGGCTGCGGGGGCGGGTGAACCGGTTCTGAGAATGGTTGCCGAGCGGGTCCGCATACCGATGCCGGGCCGGGCAGAGTCGCTGAATGTGGCAGTATCCTCGGCGGTGCTTCTTTTTGAGGCGGTCCGGCAGCGCTGCTTTAAGGAAAGGGGACAAGCCTAA
- the RplT gene encoding ribosomal protein L20: MPRAKSSVVSRKRHKKILKLAKGYRGAKSKLYRIANQQVMKSLVYAYRDRKARKRDFRKLWITRINAAARMNGISYSRLMNGLKLAGVDINRKMLADMAVNDAQAFGRLVEIAKAKL, from the coding sequence ATGCCACGGGCGAAAAGCAGTGTTGTTTCCAGGAAAAGACATAAAAAAATTCTCAAGCTGGCAAAGGGTTACCGGGGTGCGAAAAGCAAGCTGTACCGCATAGCCAACCAGCAGGTGATGAAGTCCCTGGTTTACGCTTATCGCGACCGCAAGGCCAGAAAGCGTGATTTCCGTAAGTTATGGATTACCAGAATTAATGCCGCCGCCAGGATGAACGGTATTTCCTACAGCCGGCTGATGAACGGGTTGAAACTTGCCGGGGTTGATATCAACCGGAAGATGCTTGCGGACATGGCCGTGAACGATGCCCAGGCTTTCGGGCGCCTTGTTGAGATAGCCAAGGCCAAACTTTAG
- the InfC gene encoding translation initiation factor 3 (IF-3) — translation MRVVDSTGTQLGIMPTKDALRLAEERQLDLVEVAPAAKPPVCRIMDFGKYKYEQSKREKEARKKQKIINIKEVKLRPNIEDHDFEVKARNTVRFLKDGDKVKATIIFRGREIVHTQLGQQLLLRLAEYAKDFSSVERQPKLEGKNMIMILAPKQDN, via the coding sequence GTGAGGGTTGTCGACAGTACCGGCACGCAGCTCGGCATAATGCCGACCAAGGATGCTTTGCGCCTGGCAGAGGAAAGGCAACTGGATCTGGTGGAAGTGGCGCCGGCCGCAAAACCTCCGGTTTGCCGGATTATGGACTTCGGTAAGTACAAGTACGAGCAGAGCAAGCGCGAGAAAGAGGCCAGAAAGAAGCAGAAGATTATAAACATTAAAGAGGTCAAGCTTCGCCCCAATATCGAAGACCATGATTTTGAAGTAAAGGCAAGAAACACCGTGCGGTTCTTGAAGGACGGCGACAAAGTCAAGGCTACCATTATATTCCGGGGTCGGGAAATTGTTCACACCCAGTTGGGCCAGCAGTTGCTTTTGAGGCTGGCTGAATATGCCAAGGATTTTTCATCGGTTGAAAGGCAGCCGAAGCTGGAAGGAAAAAACATGATCATGATTCTTGCGCCAAAACAGGATAACTAG